Proteins co-encoded in one Gadus morhua chromosome 6, gadMor3.0, whole genome shotgun sequence genomic window:
- the LOC115545524 gene encoding serum paraoxonase/arylesterase 2, whose protein sequence is MGKLLTFSLLVAALAVLLGERIINLRRIALASRELVQNHLPNCVPIKGLVYGSEDITILPNGRALISTGLKDPMLPSFSDGPGKIFSIDLEDPRIKPVELRIARNFDVDSFNPHGISTFIDQSDDTIYLFVVNHPEGRSQVEIFKFIEEDNTLEHVKTITHELLYSVNDIVAVGVESFYATNDHYFLQEPLRSLEPLLGLAWCSLVFHGPGDVRVVSEGYGSANGINASPDQRHVYAMDIVGHSVRVLERQEDNSLISMKSVDVGSLCDNIEVEPRTGDLWLGCHPNGWKLFNHDPQDPAGSEVIRIQNILSEQPLVSQVYADDGSVLIGSSVAAPYGGKLLIGSVFHKALCCDLSQEI, encoded by the exons ATGGGGAAACTATTGACCTTTTCTCTGCTGGTCGCTGCGCTGGCGGTTTTGCTCGGAGAGAGAATCATAAACTTAAG GAGGATCGCTCTGGCGTCCAGAGAGCTGGTCCAGAACCACCTTCCCAACTGTGTCCCCATCAAAGGTCTTG TGTATGGATCGGAGGACATCACCATACTCCCGAATGGACGAGCCCTCATCAGCACT GGGCTTAAGGATCCCATGTTACCGTCATTCTCTGACGGTCCGGGGAAAATATTTTCCATCGACCTGGAAGACCCAAGAATCAAACCTGTGGAACTGCGCATTGCCAGGAACTTCGACGTGGACTCGTTTAACCCTCATGGCATCAGCACATTCATCGACCAGTCCG ACGACACCATATACCTCTTCGTTGTCAATCACCCGGAGGGGAGGAGCCAAGTGGAGATCTTCAAGTTCATAGAGGAGGACAACACTCTGGAGCACGTGAAGACCATCACACACGAGCTGCTGTACAG tgTGAACGACATCGTGGCGGTCGGGGTGGAGAGCTTCTACGCGACCAACGACCACTACTTCCTGCAGGAGCCGCTGCGCAGCCTGGAGCCCCTGCTGGGCCTGGCCTGGTGCTCGCTGGTGTTCCACGGCCCGGGGGACGTCAGGGTGGTCTCTGAGGGCTACGGCTCGGCCAACGGCATCAACGCCTCCCCAGACCAGAG ACACGTTTACGCGATGGACATCGTGGGTCACAGCGTCCGCGTTCTGGAGAGGCAGGAGGACAACTCCCTGATCTCCATGAAG TCGGTGGACGTGGGCTCCCTGTGTGACAACATCGAGGTGGAGCCGAGGACCGGGGACCTGTGGCTGGGCTGCCACCCCAACGGCTGGAAGCTCTTCAACCACGACCCCCAGGACCCCGCCGGGTCAGAG GTGATCCGCATCCAGAACATCCTCTCCGAGCAGCCGCTGGTCAGCCAGGTGTACGCTGACGACGGCAGCGTTCTGATTGGCTCCTCAGTGGCCGCCCCGTACGGAGGGAAGCTGCTCATTGGCTCCGTCTTCCATAAAGCCCTGTGCTGTGATCTGAGCCAAGAGATCTGA